One region of Roseicitreum antarcticum genomic DNA includes:
- a CDS encoding ABC transporter ATP-binding protein produces the protein MNCPDPAPAALELDRVAWGSGILHPVSLTLNPGRVLGVLGANGAGKSTLLRLIYRFNQPQSGRVLVDGADIHRLPARRVAQRVAAVLQEQPTDFALSVAEIVALGRAPHRRSFAGPSAHDAHLVDHALDRLGLHDFADRPFGTLSGGERQRVMVGRALAQQPGLIVLDEPTNHLDIRHQLEVLRLVRGLGATVVASLHDLNLVQGFADDLLVLAGGKALAFGPVAEVLTPDLVARAFGVRAMPRGHSRFDFSLFDDMQQETHA, from the coding sequence ATGAACTGCCCCGATCCGGCCCCCGCCGCGCTGGAACTTGACCGCGTAGCTTGGGGCAGCGGCATCCTGCATCCCGTTAGCTTGACGCTAAACCCCGGCCGGGTGCTGGGCGTGCTGGGCGCGAATGGCGCGGGCAAATCAACGCTGCTGCGGCTGATCTACCGCTTCAACCAACCCCAATCCGGGCGCGTGCTTGTGGATGGTGCCGATATTCACCGCCTGCCCGCGCGCCGCGTCGCCCAGCGGGTCGCAGCGGTGCTGCAAGAACAACCCACCGATTTCGCGCTCAGCGTGGCCGAGATCGTGGCCCTTGGCCGCGCGCCGCACCGGCGCAGCTTTGCCGGGCCTTCGGCCCATGACGCGCATCTGGTGGACCACGCGCTGGACCGGCTGGGACTGCACGACTTTGCCGACCGCCCGTTCGGAACGTTGTCGGGCGGCGAACGGCAACGCGTCATGGTCGGACGTGCGCTGGCGCAACAGCCCGGACTGATCGTGCTGGATGAACCAACGAACCATCTGGACATCCGCCACCAGCTGGAGGTGCTGCGACTGGTACGCGGGCTGGGCGCGACGGTCGTGGCCTCGCTGCACGACCTAAACCTGGTGCAGGGCTTTGCCGATGACCTGCTGGTGCTGGCAGGCGGCAAGGCGCTGGCCTTCGGCCCGGTGGCCGAGGTGCTCACCCCCGATCTGGTCGCACGCGCTTTCGGGGTGCGGGCCATGCCGCGCGGCCATAGCCGTTTCGACTTCTCGCTCTTTGATGACATGCAACAGGAGACCCACGCATGA
- the cbiM gene encoding cobalt transporter CbiM has protein sequence MHLPDGIVPVGLALAGYAATGLLTAFALSRIRRLPDPRAAVPRAAMLTTVFFAGSLVAIPVPPASVHLLLVGMMGVSLGWFAVPAIMVGLFLQAVLFGHGGVTTLGLNGLIFGLPALLAFGIWHLAGRRRPDLAALMAGGGAVALALALFATLVLAGLPATLDAGAERLALRALALAHLPLILVEGVIVLALVRVLRRVAPGLAPHG, from the coding sequence ATGCATCTGCCTGATGGCATCGTTCCGGTCGGTCTCGCGCTGGCGGGCTATGCCGCCACCGGCCTTCTGACTGCCTTTGCGTTGTCGCGCATCCGGCGGCTGCCTGATCCGCGCGCAGCCGTGCCCCGCGCGGCGATGCTGACCACGGTGTTCTTTGCGGGCTCGCTGGTGGCGATCCCGGTGCCGCCCGCGTCGGTCCACCTGCTGCTGGTGGGGATGATGGGCGTGAGTCTGGGCTGGTTCGCGGTCCCTGCCATTATGGTCGGTCTGTTCTTGCAGGCGGTGCTGTTTGGCCATGGTGGGGTAACGACGCTGGGCCTGAACGGGCTGATCTTCGGCCTACCGGCCTTGCTGGCCTTTGGTATCTGGCATCTGGCTGGGCGGCGGCGGCCAGATTTGGCCGCGCTGATGGCGGGCGGCGGCGCCGTGGCGCTGGCGCTGGCGCTGTTCGCCACGCTGGTGCTGGCGGGGCTGCCCGCCACGCTGGACGCGGGGGCCGAGCGGCTGGCCCTGCGCGCGCTGGCGCTGGCACATCTGCCGCTCATACTGGTCGAGGGGGTTATCGTGCTGGCCCTCGTGCGGGTCCTGCGCCGCGTCGCCCCCGGGCTGGCCCCCCATGGCTGA
- a CDS encoding energy-coupling factor ABC transporter ATP-binding protein: MSLLDLDSLSVGWPHASAVLTGLNLHVAPGARVGIVGPNGAGKSSLFHTIAGVLPPLAGTVRLRGEPLRPGAFLPEVALVFQQAEDQLFCPTLAEDVAFGARNLGLPAPEADARVARAIADCGLEGLENRPVHQLSGGEKRRACLAGALVMAPALLLLDEPSAALDLRNRRRLIALLAGMEQAMLIASHDLEMLLELCPRIIVIDRGRICADGPARAVLGDAALMAAHGQEVPHSLTPHPPSERHHAP, from the coding sequence ATGAGCCTTCTGGATCTCGACTCCCTCTCGGTTGGTTGGCCCCATGCCTCCGCGGTGCTGACTGGGCTGAACCTGCACGTGGCACCCGGCGCGCGGGTCGGCATCGTCGGGCCGAATGGCGCGGGCAAGAGCAGCCTGTTTCACACCATTGCGGGCGTCCTGCCGCCACTGGCGGGCACAGTGCGGCTGCGCGGCGAGCCCCTGCGCCCGGGCGCGTTCCTGCCTGAGGTCGCGCTGGTGTTCCAGCAGGCCGAAGACCAACTGTTTTGCCCGACACTGGCCGAGGATGTGGCCTTTGGCGCGCGCAATCTGGGCCTGCCTGCCCCAGAGGCCGATGCGCGGGTGGCGCGCGCCATCGCCGATTGCGGGTTGGAGGGGCTGGAGAACCGGCCCGTGCACCAGCTTTCGGGCGGCGAAAAGCGGCGCGCCTGTCTGGCCGGTGCACTGGTGATGGCGCCGGCGCTCTTGCTGCTTGATGAGCCGTCAGCCGCACTGGACCTGCGCAACCGCCGTCGACTGATCGCGCTTCTGGCGGGGATGGAGCAGGCGATGCTGATCGCCAGTCATGATCTGGAGATGTTGCTGGAACTGTGTCCCCGCATCATCGTGATCGATCGGGGCCGGATCTGCGCCGACGGCCCGGCGCGTGCGGTGCTGGGCGACGCTGCCCTGATGGCAGCGCACGGGCAGGAAGTGCCACATTCCCTGACGCCGCATCCGCCGTCTGAGCGTCATCACGCACCCTGA
- a CDS encoding carboxypeptidase-like regulatory domain-containing protein encodes MPHAAHIEAEVVPTIHLQARYDTGGPMAGAQVIIYAPDAPGDVWARGQTDDAGRFQFIPDALPGRWSVQVRQAGHGAMVYIETTAGGSELGDGGRGDAVPVSVGAGDSIAREVGADAARSDAVALIDAGSDEAVEAHSGSGNVMWDQTGAGILGAGQSAAWQPTTTQAATTQPIATQGGSGLFDADGAASVIITANPSGGWLQRGVMILLVAWGALGTVLFLRSRALHGAAPGRTLHGGGPDASA; translated from the coding sequence ATGCCCCATGCCGCGCATATCGAGGCCGAGGTCGTTCCCACGATCCACCTTCAGGCACGCTATGACACCGGCGGGCCGATGGCGGGCGCTCAGGTCATCATCTACGCGCCCGATGCGCCGGGGGATGTGTGGGCACGGGGGCAAACGGACGATGCAGGCCGGTTCCAGTTCATCCCCGATGCCCTGCCCGGGCGCTGGTCGGTGCAGGTCCGCCAAGCTGGACATGGCGCGATGGTGTATATCGAGACGACGGCAGGTGGGTCTGAGTTGGGTGACGGGGGGCGAGGTGATGCGGTGCCGGTGAGCGTTGGGGCAGGTGACTCGATTGCGCGCGAGGTAGGGGCAGATGCTGCAAGGTCGGACGCGGTGGCTCTGATCGACGCGGGCTCTGATGAAGCCGTGGAGGCGCATTCAGGCTCTGGCAACGTGATGTGGGATCAGACGGGGGCGGGCATTTTGGGGGCAGGTCAATCCGCAGCATGGCAGCCCACTACAACCCAGGCCGCCACAACTCAGCCGATAGCAACTCAGGGCGGGTCGGGTCTTTTCGACGCGGACGGCGCAGCCTCGGTCATCATCACGGCCAACCCCTCTGGTGGCTGGCTCCAACGCGGCGTCATGATCTTGCTGGTCGCCTGGGGGGCGCTGGGAACCGTGCTGTTCCTTCGCAGCAGGGCGCTGCATGGCGCGGCCCCCGGCCGCACACTGCATGGGGGTGGGCCGGATGCATCTGCCTGA
- a CDS encoding glucan biosynthesis protein: MSTSPSVLTRRALLASGSAFAVLAAVAPAWPQDRPATPFSFDALTDAARQRAEAPDPEAPPLDPLLAQLSYDDYQRIVFRPDRAVFATETPGWQVQPFHTGWLFDRAVRLHEVHEDRARPMDFTTRDFEYRDGLSVELPADFALPGVAGFRLNWPLNRADQLDEVLSFLGASYFRALGAGNRYGLSARGLAIDTVLPVPEEFPRFSEFWIERPVLGAPQITLWAAMDSARVTGAWRFVVQPGATTVMEVTARLFFREEVTQLGIAPLVSMFLFGGVNRGGFDDFRPQVHDSDGLRIERADGDVVWRALNNPAELASSYFAETRPRRFGLHQRSRRFDDFADAEARYELRPSLDVEPVGDWGSGQIRLFEIPTDLEVHDNIGAFWIPDAPVVPGEMFEVAYRLHWGMLDPDPDDDLAWVAHTSAGVGGAAGMSDPPDTRKFVVDFQGGILGRTPEGNQAVTPVVNVAGGTAEVVVLSKLPDAEGWRLAMDIAAGSGDLVEINAHIAGSGRKLSEIWTFQWKKP; the protein is encoded by the coding sequence ATGTCTACATCGCCCTCTGTCCTGACCCGCCGCGCGCTGCTTGCCAGCGGCTCGGCCTTCGCCGTGCTTGCAGCCGTGGCGCCTGCGTGGCCGCAGGACCGGCCCGCCACACCCTTCAGCTTTGACGCCCTGACCGATGCTGCCCGCCAGCGCGCCGAGGCACCCGATCCCGAAGCGCCGCCGCTGGACCCACTGCTGGCGCAGCTGAGCTATGACGATTATCAGCGTATCGTCTTCCGCCCCGACCGCGCCGTCTTTGCCACCGAAACCCCCGGTTGGCAGGTTCAGCCGTTCCACACCGGCTGGTTGTTCGACCGGGCCGTGCGTCTGCATGAGGTGCATGAAGACCGCGCCCGTCCGATGGACTTCACCACGCGCGACTTTGAGTATCGCGACGGATTGTCGGTGGAGCTGCCTGCGGATTTCGCCCTGCCGGGGGTGGCTGGGTTTAGGCTGAACTGGCCGCTGAACCGGGCCGATCAGCTGGACGAGGTGCTGTCGTTTCTCGGCGCAAGCTATTTCCGCGCGCTGGGCGCGGGCAACCGCTATGGACTGTCGGCGCGCGGCCTGGCGATCGACACGGTTTTGCCGGTACCCGAAGAATTTCCCCGCTTTTCTGAATTCTGGATTGAACGGCCCGTCCTGGGCGCACCGCAGATCACGTTGTGGGCTGCGATGGACTCCGCCCGCGTCACAGGTGCGTGGCGCTTTGTCGTTCAGCCAGGGGCGACAACCGTGATGGAAGTCACGGCGCGGTTGTTCTTCCGCGAAGAGGTGACGCAGCTGGGCATCGCACCTTTGGTGTCGATGTTTCTGTTTGGCGGGGTCAACCGCGGGGGTTTCGACGATTTCCGCCCGCAGGTGCACGATTCCGATGGCCTGCGCATCGAACGCGCCGATGGCGATGTCGTGTGGCGCGCATTGAACAATCCCGCCGAACTGGCCTCGTCTTACTTCGCCGAGACCCGCCCCCGACGCTTTGGTCTGCATCAGCGCAGCCGCCGTTTCGACGATTTCGCCGATGCCGAGGCGCGCTATGAACTGCGCCCCTCGCTGGACGTGGAGCCGGTGGGCGACTGGGGCAGCGGGCAGATCCGCCTGTTCGAGATCCCGACCGACCTGGAGGTGCATGACAATATCGGCGCGTTCTGGATCCCCGATGCGCCCGTCGTCCCGGGCGAGATGTTCGAGGTTGCCTACCGCCTGCACTGGGGCATGCTTGATCCCGATCCGGATGATGATCTGGCGTGGGTCGCGCACACGTCGGCGGGCGTCGGCGGTGCGGCGGGTATGTCTGACCCGCCCGATACACGCAAATTTGTGGTTGATTTTCAAGGTGGTATTCTTGGCCGAACCCCAGAGGGGAACCAGGCTGTCACGCCAGTCGTTAATGTGGCAGGAGGGACGGCCGAGGTGGTTGTCCTGTCGAAGCTGCCTGACGCCGAGGGCTGGCGCCTTGCCATGGATATCGCCGCTGGGTCCGGCGACCTTGTCGAGATCAACGCCCATATCGCCGGAAGCGGCCGCAAGCTGAGTGAAATATGGACTTTCCAATGGAAAAAACCGTGA
- a CDS encoding energy-coupling factor transporter transmembrane component T family protein: MDADPRITGPVSCADLTPSSVSSTPAARPLVPRVSARARLVVVVVLAFGIASVEGLTVMPLIAAIAAGGLLASGQLRHIMARMRGAFALALAFLMVLPLVAGHTPLAQLGPLTLYLEGAQAGALIGGRLLAIVALTLGLLSTLPVFQLVAGLRGLGLPPLMADLALLTLRYLDEVSAQLARARLARRLRGGVRGWRALPDHALLLATGLIRAQARSEALWAAMRLRGYGAGLAARATPLGPRDWAAMLGAGAVAVALVALDRSL, translated from the coding sequence ATGGATGCTGATCCCCGTATCACTGGCCCCGTATCCTGTGCCGACCTGACACCGTCCTCTGTGTCATCAACTCCCGCCGCCCGGCCCCTCGTCCCCCGCGTTTCAGCGCGCGCGCGGCTGGTAGTGGTGGTCGTGCTGGCTTTCGGTATCGCATCAGTGGAGGGGCTGACGGTCATGCCGCTGATTGCGGCGATTGCGGCTGGGGGGCTCCTCGCCTCGGGGCAGCTACGGCATATCATGGCGCGGATGCGCGGGGCCTTCGCACTGGCGCTCGCGTTCCTGATGGTTCTGCCGCTGGTCGCGGGGCACACGCCCCTCGCGCAGTTGGGTCCCCTGACACTTTACCTGGAAGGCGCGCAGGCGGGCGCGTTGATCGGCGGGCGGCTGCTGGCAATCGTGGCGCTGACCCTTGGGCTGCTGTCGACTCTGCCGGTGTTCCAGCTGGTGGCGGGGTTGCGCGGGCTGGGGCTGCCGCCGCTGATGGCCGATCTGGCCCTTCTGACCCTGCGCTACCTCGATGAGGTGTCGGCCCAGTTGGCTCGGGCAAGGCTGGCGCGGCGGCTGCGCGGTGGGGTCCGGGGCTGGCGGGCGCTGCCCGATCATGCTCTGTTGCTGGCCACGGGGCTGATCCGTGCGCAGGCCCGGTCCGAAGCGCTCTGGGCCGCGATGCGGCTGCGGGGCTACGGTGCGGGTCTGGCGGCGCGTGCGACGCCGCTGGGTCCACGCGATTGGGCGGCCATGCTGGGGGCGGGCGCGGTGGCGGTTGCCCTTGTCGCGCTGGATCGCAGCCTGTGA
- the mdoH gene encoding glucans biosynthesis glucosyltransferase MdoH produces MVGLRVLGVVLALVFGFLAAALFIQYAAMTRLSEWFWLAAVLLGISTAWLAWGAYLGALGLAPMRARPPEAEVITARTVVLVPICNEDALTTFARVAAMQRQLAGAPAQVDFAILSDTGSTSGAQAEEAALTRLLADAHSAGGMIYYRRRTQNTGRKAGNIADFITRSGAAWDFALVLDADSLMEAATILQMIRRMEAAPDLTLLQSLPRVVRARSVFGRAMQFASGFHGPVFTRGLARLQGRTGPYWGHNALVRIPAFAASCGLPELPGRAPSGGHILSHDYVEAALLARAGGTVRVDPDLGGSYEEAPENVVAHARRDRRWCQGNLQHARLLRTRGLRLWSRAIFVQGIMSYLASGLWATFLIAALLAGLWQAAPDYFPGVVAIYHERIGFLPVLPVDASGRAIGLLIGVFGLLLLPKLLVTVEAAITGRTRAHGGTGASLLSVLAELALSAALAPVLMAYQVRSVLQVVSGQDGGWPPNARGDGALTLAEAWAAAWFITLTGAIGLGFAATMVPQQLPWLLPVLVPMLLAPVLIAWTSRPGRHQAVHATPEERDPPAILALHDAILNRWQQGATADAALAVA; encoded by the coding sequence GTGGTCGGCCTGCGTGTGCTGGGCGTCGTACTGGCCCTCGTCTTCGGCTTTTTGGCCGCCGCATTGTTCATCCAGTACGCCGCGATGACCCGGCTGAGCGAATGGTTCTGGCTGGCCGCCGTCTTGCTTGGCATCTCTACAGCATGGCTGGCGTGGGGCGCCTATCTGGGCGCGCTGGGGCTTGCCCCGATGCGCGCCCGCCCGCCCGAGGCCGAGGTCATCACCGCACGGACGGTGGTGTTGGTGCCAATCTGCAATGAGGATGCGCTGACCACCTTCGCCCGCGTCGCAGCGATGCAGCGGCAGCTTGCCGGTGCCCCGGCGCAAGTCGATTTCGCGATCCTGTCCGATACCGGCAGCACGTCGGGCGCGCAGGCTGAAGAGGCTGCGTTGACGCGGCTTCTGGCCGATGCCCATTCTGCGGGTGGCATGATTTACTACCGCCGCCGCACGCAGAACACCGGGCGCAAGGCGGGCAATATCGCCGATTTCATCACCCGGTCCGGCGCTGCATGGGACTTTGCACTGGTGCTCGACGCCGACAGCCTGATGGAGGCCGCGACGATCCTGCAGATGATCCGGCGGATGGAGGCCGCGCCGGATCTGACGCTGTTGCAGTCCTTGCCGCGTGTCGTGCGCGCACGCTCTGTTTTTGGCCGGGCGATGCAATTCGCCTCAGGGTTTCACGGTCCCGTTTTCACCCGTGGGCTGGCGCGGCTTCAGGGGCGCACCGGGCCCTATTGGGGGCACAATGCGCTGGTGCGTATTCCCGCCTTTGCCGCTAGTTGCGGTTTGCCAGAACTTCCGGGGCGCGCGCCTTCAGGCGGTCATATCCTGAGCCATGATTATGTCGAAGCCGCGCTACTGGCGCGCGCCGGGGGGACGGTCCGCGTCGACCCTGATTTGGGTGGGTCCTACGAGGAAGCGCCTGAAAACGTAGTGGCCCATGCGCGCCGTGACCGCCGCTGGTGTCAGGGCAACCTGCAACACGCGCGCCTGCTGCGCACCCGTGGCCTGCGCCTTTGGAGCAGGGCAATTTTTGTGCAAGGGATCATGAGCTACCTCGCTTCAGGCCTCTGGGCGACGTTTCTGATCGCGGCGCTGCTGGCGGGGTTGTGGCAGGCGGCGCCGGATTACTTTCCGGGCGTGGTGGCGATCTATCATGAGCGTATCGGCTTCCTGCCGGTCCTGCCGGTCGATGCCAGCGGGCGCGCGATCGGTTTGTTGATCGGTGTCTTCGGGCTGTTGTTGCTGCCCAAACTGCTGGTCACGGTCGAGGCCGCCATCACTGGGCGTACCCGGGCGCATGGCGGCACCGGGGCGTCGCTGCTGTCCGTACTGGCCGAACTGGCGCTGAGCGCGGCGCTTGCCCCGGTGCTGATGGCCTATCAGGTGCGGTCGGTGCTTCAGGTGGTGTCTGGACAGGACGGCGGCTGGCCCCCCAATGCGCGTGGCGATGGCGCGTTGACCTTGGCCGAGGCCTGGGCCGCTGCGTGGTTCATCACGCTGACAGGGGCCATCGGGCTGGGCTTTGCTGCGACGATGGTGCCGCAGCAGTTGCCATGGCTGCTGCCGGTGCTGGTGCCCATGTTGCTGGCGCCTGTGCTGATCGCCTGGACATCGCGGCCGGGCCGACACCAGGCGGTTCACGCCACGCCCGAAGAGCGTGATCCCCCCGCCATCCTTGCCCTGCATGACGCGATCCTGAACCGGTGGCAGCAGGGCGCCACAGCGGATGCCGCGCTGGCCGTGGCCTGA
- a CDS encoding OpgC family protein, whose translation MHAPVSPPVFVSVAESPDSRVAPAAAATGRDHRIDVIRGLALAMIFINHVPGTVFGQLTSRNFGFSDAAEAFVLLAGISAALAYGPRLAAAPRWPGVARIWARAWTLYLVHLLISLVAIGIVAAMAVWGGSTRMLSMDNFAPLLHDPLGVYIGLPTMLHQFGYVNILPLYVLFMLVAPAAIWLGLRRPAWLLAVSVGLWVLAGTTRVNLLTFPGLNGWFLNPLAWQLLFVVGLLIGLRLKARSRLVPVHPALVTLALGYVALALLWIKVPAVHEVANTAMVWLSQQGAPRLVTHFDKGHLEVSRLLHILALAYLLSVWPWFRRSAPAWAFRPLAIMGRQALPVFALGTILAFMARAMRELWLLNGNLPSLTFDFVVIASGLMLQLGFGALREYAKNVPTRREVEPGSGDSLDR comes from the coding sequence ATGCACGCGCCCGTTTCTCCACCTGTGTTTGTGTCAGTCGCCGAGTCTCCGGACTCGCGGGTCGCGCCTGCCGCCGCCGCAACGGGCCGCGACCATCGCATCGACGTGATCCGCGGCCTGGCGCTGGCGATGATTTTCATAAATCATGTGCCCGGTACGGTGTTCGGGCAGTTAACCAGCCGCAATTTCGGCTTCTCCGACGCGGCTGAGGCGTTCGTGCTTTTGGCAGGCATCTCGGCGGCCTTGGCCTATGGGCCGCGGCTGGCGGCCGCACCGCGCTGGCCCGGGGTTGCACGAATCTGGGCGCGGGCGTGGACGCTGTATCTGGTGCATCTCCTGATCTCGTTGGTGGCGATCGGTATTGTCGCGGCTATGGCGGTTTGGGGCGGCAGCACGCGCATGTTGTCGATGGATAATTTTGCGCCGCTGCTGCACGATCCGCTGGGCGTCTATATCGGCCTGCCGACGATGCTACATCAGTTCGGCTATGTGAACATACTGCCGCTTTATGTGTTGTTCATGCTGGTGGCGCCCGCCGCGATCTGGCTGGGGCTACGGCGCCCGGCATGGTTGCTGGCGGTGTCGGTCGGGCTGTGGGTGCTGGCCGGCACGACGCGGGTGAACCTGCTGACCTTTCCGGGGCTGAACGGCTGGTTCCTCAATCCGCTGGCCTGGCAGTTGCTGTTCGTTGTCGGGCTGCTGATCGGGCTGCGGTTGAAAGCGCGTAGCAGACTTGTGCCGGTGCATCCCGCGCTGGTGACGCTGGCCTTGGGGTATGTCGCGCTGGCGCTTCTGTGGATAAAAGTTCCTGCGGTGCACGAAGTAGCGAATACGGCGATGGTCTGGCTGTCGCAGCAGGGCGCGCCGCGGCTGGTCACGCATTTCGACAAGGGCCATTTGGAGGTGTCGCGACTGCTGCACATTCTGGCGCTGGCCTATCTGCTCAGCGTCTGGCCATGGTTCAGGCGCAGCGCCCCGGCGTGGGCATTCCGTCCGCTGGCAATCATGGGACGCCAGGCGCTGCCAGTCTTTGCTCTGGGCACGATACTGGCGTTCATGGCCCGCGCGATGCGCGAACTTTGGCTGCTGAACGGTAACCTGCCGTCGCTCACTTTCGATTTCGTCGTCATCGCCAGCGGACTGATGTTGCAACTGGGGTTCGGGGCGCTGCGTGAGTATGCTAAGAATGTGCCGACACGCCGTGAAGTGGAACCCGGATCGGGCGATTCTTTGGACCGGTGA
- a CDS encoding ABC transporter substrate-binding protein translates to MTPPTLPRARPIALPFVLSTLACATPALAYPVTVQSCDREVTFDAAPARAVSHDVNLTEMMLVLGLTDRMVGYTGISGWKTLDEEMRAGVAELPELAARYPSREVLVGADADFWFAGWNYGMRVGGEVTPDTLAPYGIAVYELTESCSHIMDRDQAAVDDLFTDIRNLATIFDVPDRAETLIDGWQAELAAVAATIPDGDPLRVFVYDSGEDTPFTAGRFAMPTAMIEAAGGRNIMDDVQSSWTRVAWEPVVERDPEVIIIVNYGEVTADEKIAFLRSNPAFAHIDAVVNDRFVVLEYVEATPGPRNIRGIRTLARAFHGQ, encoded by the coding sequence ATGACCCCCCCAACCCTTCCGCGTGCGCGTCCGATCGCCCTTCCCTTCGTGCTTTCGACGCTGGCCTGCGCCACCCCTGCACTCGCCTATCCCGTCACGGTGCAAAGCTGCGACCGCGAGGTGACGTTTGACGCGGCCCCCGCCCGCGCGGTATCGCACGATGTGAACCTGACCGAGATGATGCTGGTGCTGGGACTGACCGACCGCATGGTGGGCTATACCGGCATATCGGGCTGGAAGACGCTGGACGAAGAAATGCGCGCGGGCGTGGCGGAATTGCCGGAGCTCGCGGCGCGCTACCCGTCGCGCGAGGTGCTGGTGGGCGCGGATGCCGACTTCTGGTTCGCCGGCTGGAACTACGGGATGCGCGTTGGGGGCGAGGTGACGCCCGACACCCTCGCGCCTTATGGTATCGCAGTGTATGAGCTGACCGAAAGCTGCAGCCACATCATGGACCGCGACCAGGCTGCCGTGGACGACCTGTTCACCGACATCCGCAATCTGGCCACGATCTTTGACGTGCCCGACCGGGCCGAGACACTGATCGACGGCTGGCAGGCGGAACTGGCAGCGGTGGCAGCAACCATCCCCGATGGCGACCCGCTGCGCGTCTTCGTCTATGACAGCGGCGAGGATACGCCCTTCACCGCCGGGCGCTTTGCCATGCCCACCGCGATGATCGAGGCCGCGGGCGGGCGCAACATCATGGACGACGTGCAAAGCAGTTGGACCCGCGTGGCATGGGAACCTGTGGTGGAACGCGATCCCGAGGTCATCATCATCGTCAACTACGGCGAGGTGACGGCGGACGAAAAGATCGCCTTCCTGCGCAGCAACCCCGCCTTCGCCCATATCGACGCAGTGGTGAACGACCGTTTCGTGGTCCTGGAATATGTCGAGGCGACGCCCGGCCCGCGCAACATCCGCGGCATCCGCACGCTGGCACGCGCCTTCCACGGGCAGTGA
- a CDS encoding FecCD family ABC transporter permease: MRQASRGLWVLGLVVLVLSISAAVSIGAVSIAPGTVWGVIAGKLFPWLISQGLIVPDWTMGRAAIVWDIRLPRALLAALVGAGLALVGAVLQSVTRNPLADPHLLGISSGAAFGAILALLHTGMFLGLATVPLLAFAGALASTLLVLAVASFAQATSADRLVLTGVAVSFIVMSLANVLIFLGDPRAAHTVVFWMLGGLGLAQWVHLIWPALVLTGAAIWLRLVAGSLNAMTIGDETAATLGIPVARFRLTVFVVAAMVTGVMVAFSGVIGFVGLMIPHIVRLVVGGDNARVLPASMLAGAVFLIWADIAARTLVRPEDIPIGIVTGLVGGVFFVWLLRRKARGS, from the coding sequence GTGCGGCAAGCATCGCGGGGCCTGTGGGTGCTGGGGCTGGTGGTGTTGGTGCTTTCGATCTCGGCGGCGGTCAGCATCGGCGCCGTTAGCATCGCGCCCGGCACGGTCTGGGGGGTGATCGCGGGGAAACTGTTCCCCTGGCTGATCTCTCAAGGGCTGATCGTGCCCGACTGGACAATGGGGCGCGCCGCCATCGTCTGGGACATCCGGCTACCGCGCGCGCTGCTGGCGGCCCTGGTGGGCGCGGGGCTGGCGCTGGTGGGGGCGGTTCTGCAATCGGTGACGCGGAACCCGCTGGCCGATCCGCATTTGCTGGGGATCTCTTCGGGAGCGGCGTTCGGTGCCATTCTGGCGCTTTTGCACACCGGAATGTTCCTGGGGCTGGCGACGGTGCCGCTGCTGGCCTTCGCGGGTGCGCTGGCGTCGACGCTTCTGGTGCTGGCAGTGGCCAGTTTCGCGCAGGCCACCAGTGCCGACCGGCTGGTGCTGACCGGCGTTGCGGTGTCGTTCATCGTGATGTCACTGGCCAATGTGCTGATTTTCCTGGGCGATCCGCGCGCGGCGCATACTGTGGTCTTCTGGATGCTGGGCGGCCTCGGGCTGGCGCAATGGGTACATCTGATCTGGCCCGCACTGGTATTGACGGGCGCGGCGATCTGGCTTCGGCTGGTCGCTGGGTCGCTCAACGCCATGACAATCGGGGATGAGACCGCCGCCACGCTGGGCATTCCGGTGGCGCGTTTCCGGCTGACGGTCTTTGTCGTGGCCGCCATGGTCACCGGGGTGATGGTGGCGTTTTCGGGCGTGATCGGCTTTGTCGGGCTGATGATCCCGCATATCGTCCGGCTGGTGGTGGGCGGCGATAATGCCCGTGTGCTGCCCGCGTCGATGCTGGCGGGGGCGGTGTTCCTGATCTGGGCCGACATTGCCGCCCGCACCCTTGTGCGCCCCGAGGATATTCCCATCGGCATCGTCACTGGGCTTGTGGGAGGGGTGTTCTTCGTCTGGCTACTGCGCCGCAAAGCGCGCGGGAGCTAG